The Arcobacter arenosus genome has a window encoding:
- a CDS encoding flagellar hook assembly protein FlgD: MSVDNVTVQSATGVDGSTYTTSVSNDQLTTEDFLQLMLTELKLQDPTAPMDSQRMMDTQMQMSTINTNLKTIETMEALVSTFSQSALANASNVIGQNIEDGNIGENGVNKAYTVRSVESLDGEVTVNAQQILYVEDQVLDPDGNRIIYNINGEILDSTGKTTGYKVALENPGQAILNEDGKPVILDEDNEIVTDSGYTMEGAVIPVYSDQLTSIPFSAITRIF; this comes from the coding sequence ATGTCAGTAGATAATGTTACAGTTCAGTCAGCAACAGGTGTAGATGGAAGTACATATACAACTTCTGTTAGTAATGATCAGTTAACAACTGAAGATTTTTTGCAGTTAATGTTAACAGAATTAAAACTTCAAGACCCAACTGCTCCAATGGATTCACAAAGAATGATGGATACCCAAATGCAAATGTCTACAATTAATACAAATTTAAAGACAATTGAGACTATGGAAGCTTTAGTGAGTACTTTTTCTCAATCTGCCCTTGCTAATGCTTCAAATGTAATTGGTCAGAATATTGAAGATGGTAATATTGGGGAAAATGGAGTAAATAAAGCTTATACTGTTAGATCTGTTGAGAGTCTAGATGGTGAAGTTACAGTTAATGCTCAACAGATTTTATATGTTGAAGATCAAGTTTTAGACCCAGATGGAAATCGTATAATTTACAATATTAATGGTGAGATTTTAGATAGTACAGGAAAAACAACTGGATATAAAGTAGCATTAGAAAACCCTGGTCAAGCAATTTTAAATGAAGATGGTAAACCCGTAATATTAGATGAAGATAATGAGATTGTTACAGATTCTGGATACACTATGGAAGGGGCGGTTATCCCTGTTTATTCAGATCAGTTAACTTCAATTCCTTTTAGTGCAATTACTAGAATATTTTAA
- a CDS encoding FliM/FliN family flagellar motor switch protein, with protein MEITERDYDLLVDTEIIVDVMLGSANITIKEFLELSSGDILSLDKSAGSGGDIYVNKRIIGTGDIIVIDEKLAVRVQEAMDSDNVVRYFFEENMS; from the coding sequence ATGGAAATTACTGAAAGAGATTATGATTTATTAGTTGATACTGAGATTATTGTTGATGTGATGCTTGGAAGTGCAAATATCACAATCAAAGAGTTCTTGGAGTTAAGTTCAGGAGATATATTATCCCTTGACAAATCAGCTGGTTCAGGTGGAGATATCTATGTCAACAAAAGAATTATTGGGACAGGTGATATCATAGTAATTGATGAAAAACTTGCTGTAAGAGTTCAAGAGGCAATGGACTCAGATAATGTCGTAAGATATTTCTTCGAAGAAAACATGAGTTAG
- a CDS encoding FliH/SctL family protein, which translates to MDKNNVYSSAKIVNSNDDIQSYQLGTFVQDGNDDKQTNITPNTGIVNTQTLISSEATLKEVQNLSVQIQQLNQKVTLLQQNGLTQKDIDAQVVQAIKDLKQYANFFEQATFQMETKLLKTSIAIAQKIIAIEIGENSANIAKQTISHLFEKIKNASKIRIHLNPKDYEILKNQLNLENHIELVEDANVTAGGVVIASDLGNFDGNIESKVSTMLESLDVIV; encoded by the coding sequence ATGGATAAAAATAACGTATATTCAAGTGCAAAAATTGTAAATTCCAATGATGATATACAAAGTTATCAATTAGGTACTTTTGTTCAAGATGGAAATGATGATAAACAAACGAATATCACACCTAATACAGGGATTGTAAATACTCAAACTTTAATATCTTCTGAAGCTACATTAAAAGAGGTTCAAAATCTTAGTGTTCAAATCCAGCAGCTTAATCAAAAAGTAACCCTTCTTCAACAAAATGGTTTAACTCAAAAAGATATTGATGCTCAAGTTGTACAAGCTATAAAAGATTTAAAACAGTATGCAAACTTTTTTGAACAAGCAACTTTCCAAATGGAAACAAAACTTTTAAAAACCTCAATTGCAATTGCACAAAAAATTATTGCAATAGAAATTGGTGAAAACTCAGCTAATATTGCTAAACAAACTATATCACATCTTTTTGAGAAGATAAAAAATGCTTCTAAAATTAGAATTCATTTAAATCCTAAAGATTATGAAATATTAAAAAATCAATTAAATTTAGAAAATCATATTGAGTTAGTAGAAGATGCTAATGTTACTGCTGGTGGTGTAGTTATTGCAAGTGATCTTGGAAACTTTGATGGGAATATTGAGTCAAAGGTTAGTACAATGCTTGAATCTTTGGATGTCATAGTTTAA
- the fliG gene encoding flagellar motor switch protein FliG: protein MDDSAKELLKGMSMLDKVAHFCVLIGEESTVKIFQHLPKQMVEDISTHITMINSIDKETSLAILEEFHLFTRSKAFISSGGYDYAKDILYKSLGKNEADEVLAKLSRMKLAAQSFAYLDGINPKQLSDFIKDESPQTIAVILSHLEPPKAAEVLQQLEEDIKVKVTMQMATIKDVSPDVVRTISLVLEKKLESLLSSIVDVGGVKVVADMLNRLGPKAQDILKNINGVDTTLATKIKENMFVFEDLLNLESEYIMKILQNVDTADVAVAMKNATDEDMTKITGAMSQRASERFKEEFEMLTKVKIKDIEAAQRKMLDVAQKMIEEGVIDRDMDE from the coding sequence ATGGATGATAGTGCAAAAGAGTTATTAAAAGGTATGTCAATGCTTGATAAGGTAGCACACTTTTGTGTCCTTATTGGGGAAGAGTCTACAGTAAAAATTTTCCAACATTTACCAAAACAAATGGTAGAGGATATCTCTACACATATCACTATGATTAATTCTATTGATAAAGAAACCTCTTTGGCAATTTTAGAAGAGTTTCATTTATTTACCAGATCAAAAGCCTTTATTAGTTCTGGTGGGTATGATTATGCAAAAGATATTTTATATAAATCATTAGGAAAAAATGAAGCAGATGAAGTACTAGCTAAATTATCTCGAATGAAGTTAGCAGCACAATCTTTTGCTTATTTAGATGGGATAAATCCTAAGCAGTTATCAGACTTTATTAAAGATGAGTCTCCTCAAACAATTGCTGTTATTTTATCTCACTTAGAACCTCCAAAAGCAGCTGAAGTTTTACAACAGCTTGAAGAGGATATAAAGGTTAAAGTTACAATGCAGATGGCAACAATTAAGGATGTTTCTCCTGATGTTGTTAGAACTATTTCATTAGTTTTAGAAAAGAAACTTGAATCATTATTATCATCTATTGTTGATGTTGGTGGGGTTAAGGTTGTTGCTGATATGCTTAATAGGTTAGGTCCAAAAGCTCAAGATATTCTTAAAAATATCAATGGTGTAGATACAACGTTAGCAACAAAAATTAAAGAAAATATGTTTGTATTTGAAGATCTATTAAATTTAGAATCAGAATATATAATGAAAATCCTGCAAAATGTTGATACTGCAGATGTAGCCGTTGCTATGAAAAATGCAACTGATGAAGATATGACAAAAATTACTGGTGCAATGTCTCAAAGAGCTAGTGAAAGATTCAAAGAAGAGTTTGAGATGTTAACAAAAGTTAAAATTAAAGATATTGAGGCAGCCCAAAGAAAAATGTTAGATGTAGCCCAAAAAATGATAGAAGAGGGTGTAATTGATAGAGATATGGATGAATAA
- the fliF gene encoding flagellar basal-body MS-ring/collar protein FliF, translated as MDQLLKFINNLNAAQRAVIIGGFSVLFILLIGLLVYSNIKAQDKKLNYTIATNLTKNQVMLASNELEASGIQFSVIGSGDNLTLKTSKDFVNIAKIKLVTSEAATSNHAGWEIFEKSSLGTTNFENKVKYLRALEGELSRSLESLSGILRASVKVAIPKETIFTERKTDPTASAVISLKPGVFLTQKQIDGIKNFISSAVSNLKVENIQLIDQDGALLQMSSDDMENQKSLTQNKYKQKLEEDYEDKIVALLEPFVGAGRVVARVSLDLEFKKRHIQEEIYEPEGTIRSQQTTESTASSTGNNGQTGGTAGVENNIQTPDGANGNASTQSNNESAKTITNYEISKKLIEEKSNNYSQVKRVTAAVTFDSSILADVQNRDEFLASIESVVQDTIGFDENRGDKITVRDFKFLNTTTTGNQQVDVNGNTVQSGASDGDVVDTLAMVKSILRDFSEYFQYLIAAILLFVFYKKFIVNHEVVVIGENGQVQKIDKDGNPIDDKFIDEFMSNYEDEFDASTAQGRLKAKVKSQILNNLQGLDEENAAKYEILIEALDKEINNSPEEIARMIELLLTEGSGKFK; from the coding sequence ATGGATCAACTTTTAAAGTTTATTAACAATCTTAATGCTGCCCAAAGAGCTGTAATTATTGGAGGATTTTCAGTATTATTCATACTCTTAATTGGATTGTTAGTTTATTCAAATATAAAAGCTCAAGATAAAAAATTAAATTATACCATCGCAACTAACTTAACAAAAAACCAAGTTATGCTAGCTTCAAATGAATTAGAAGCTTCAGGTATTCAGTTTTCAGTTATAGGTAGTGGTGATAATTTAACATTAAAAACATCTAAAGATTTTGTAAATATTGCAAAAATAAAACTTGTTACAAGTGAAGCTGCTACAAGTAATCATGCAGGTTGGGAAATTTTTGAGAAATCTTCTTTAGGAACAACAAACTTTGAAAATAAAGTTAAATATTTAAGGGCATTAGAGGGTGAATTATCTAGGTCTTTAGAATCTTTATCTGGTATTTTAAGGGCAAGTGTAAAAGTTGCAATTCCAAAAGAGACAATATTTACAGAAAGAAAAACTGACCCAACTGCTTCTGCGGTTATTTCATTAAAGCCTGGTGTCTTTTTAACACAAAAACAAATTGACGGGATTAAAAATTTTATTTCATCTGCTGTATCAAACTTGAAAGTTGAAAATATTCAGTTGATTGATCAAGATGGAGCTTTACTTCAAATGTCTTCAGATGATATGGAAAATCAAAAATCCCTTACGCAAAATAAATATAAACAAAAGCTTGAAGAGGATTATGAAGACAAAATAGTTGCTTTACTTGAACCTTTTGTTGGTGCGGGAAGAGTTGTTGCAAGGGTTTCTTTAGATTTAGAATTTAAAAAAAGACATATTCAAGAAGAAATATATGAACCTGAAGGGACAATTAGAAGTCAACAAACAACAGAAAGTACTGCTAGTTCAACAGGTAATAATGGACAAACTGGAGGAACTGCTGGAGTAGAAAATAATATACAAACCCCAGATGGTGCAAACGGAAATGCTTCTACTCAATCAAATAATGAGAGTGCGAAAACAATTACTAATTATGAAATTTCAAAAAAACTAATTGAAGAAAAAAGTAATAATTATTCACAAGTTAAAAGAGTTACTGCTGCTGTTACCTTTGATTCATCAATTCTAGCAGATGTTCAAAATAGAGATGAGTTTTTAGCTTCAATTGAATCTGTAGTACAAGATACAATTGGTTTTGATGAAAATAGAGGTGATAAAATCACAGTAAGAGATTTTAAGTTTTTAAATACTACTACAACAGGAAATCAACAAGTTGATGTAAATGGAAATACAGTTCAAAGTGGTGCATCTGATGGTGATGTAGTTGATACTTTGGCTATGGTAAAATCAATTTTAAGAGATTTTAGTGAATATTTCCAGTATCTTATTGCTGCAATTTTACTTTTTGTTTTTTATAAGAAGTTTATAGTAAATCATGAAGTGGTTGTTATTGGTGAAAATGGACAAGTTCAAAAAATAGATAAAGATGGAAATCCAATTGATGATAAATTTATCGATGAATTTATGTCTAATTATGAAGATGAATTTGATGCTTCCACTGCTCAGGGTAGATTAAAAGCAAAAGTAAAAAGTCAAATTTTAAATAATCTACAAGGCTTAGATGAAGAAAATGCTGCAAAATATGAAATATTAATCGAAGCTTTGGATAAAGAGATAAATAATAGCCCAGAAGAGATAGCAAGAATGATAGAGTTGCTATTAACTGAGGGTAGTGGAAAGTTTAAATAA
- the flgB gene encoding flagellar basal body rod protein FlgB → MKPSTVTDLLFNQLSFRSDRQKVISSNIANINTPGYKTKDLVFEQELQKVDLGKDLQMSKTNSMHMNGFNETSNTNQAKLTQVKGLEEQTDGNNVNLDTQMSEMSKNKMIFDALQSSITKDSRLFRSVIESSQKN, encoded by the coding sequence ATGAAACCTAGTACCGTAACAGATTTACTCTTTAATCAGTTAAGTTTTAGAAGTGATAGACAAAAAGTAATTTCAAGTAATATTGCTAATATAAATACCCCAGGATATAAAACAAAAGATTTAGTTTTTGAACAAGAACTTCAAAAAGTTGATTTGGGTAAAGATTTACAAATGTCAAAAACAAATTCAATGCATATGAATGGATTTAATGAAACTTCTAACACAAATCAAGCTAAACTTACACAAGTAAAAGGTTTAGAAGAACAAACAGATGGTAATAATGTAAATTTAGATACTCAAATGAGTGAGATGTCAAAAAATAAAATGATTTTTGATGCATTACAATCATCTATTACAAAGGATTCAAGATTGTTTAGATCTGTAATTGAATCATCACAAAAAAATTAA
- a CDS encoding flagellar hook-basal body protein produces the protein MNQGTYPLAASMINQINRIDMISNNLANSTTNGFKQEGTSEGSFNYYLQRARTEGITPTKINEVTNTIPKMDTKFINTEKGAIVTTGNTLDFSLSQSDTFFRIQDDSGEIVYTRDGAFKISAEGLLVDSNGQYVLSADNEAIAVEEEGFINQISVAKIDFKELEKFKDNNFKEKEDGAFIQVFENNDGQLRQGSIEKSNVNSVSTMVELIDAHRRFDQAQRAVKTIDELNGSLIEKIGSNTK, from the coding sequence ATGAATCAAGGTACTTACCCATTAGCTGCTTCAATGATTAATCAAATCAATAGAATTGATATGATTTCTAATAATTTAGCAAATAGTACAACAAATGGTTTTAAGCAAGAGGGTACAAGTGAAGGTTCATTTAATTATTATTTACAAAGAGCTAGAACAGAAGGTATTACACCTACAAAAATAAACGAAGTTACAAATACAATACCAAAAATGGATACAAAATTTATAAATACAGAAAAAGGTGCAATTGTAACTACGGGAAATACTTTAGATTTTTCATTAAGCCAATCAGATACATTTTTTAGAATTCAAGATGACAGTGGGGAGATAGTATACACTAGAGATGGAGCATTTAAAATTTCTGCTGAAGGTTTACTTGTTGATTCTAATGGACAATATGTCTTAAGTGCAGATAATGAAGCTATCGCAGTTGAAGAGGAAGGGTTTATTAACCAAATTTCAGTTGCAAAAATTGACTTCAAAGAATTAGAAAAATTTAAAGACAATAATTTTAAAGAGAAAGAAGATGGAGCATTTATTCAAGTTTTTGAGAATAATGATGGACAATTAAGACAAGGTTCTATTGAAAAATCAAATGTGAATAGTGTATCAACAATGGTAGAATTAATAGATGCCCATAGACGTTTTGATCAAGCTCAAAGAGCTGTAAAAACAATTGATGAGTTAAATGGAAGTTTAATAGAAAAAATAGGAAGTAACACTAAATAA
- a CDS encoding response regulator — protein sequence MRILIVDDSSTMRRIIGNVVMQLGYSKEEFDEAEDGVKAWKLLTETQYDIILTDWNMPNMNGLDLVKKVRSEGNHQKTPIIMITTEGGKGEVITALKAGVNNYIVKPFNAQILKEKLDGVLKK from the coding sequence ATGAGAATTTTAATAGTTGACGATAGTTCTACTATGAGAAGGATTATAGGTAATGTTGTAATGCAACTTGGTTATTCAAAAGAAGAGTTTGATGAGGCTGAGGATGGTGTTAAAGCATGGAAATTGTTAACTGAAACACAATACGATATTATCTTAACTGACTGGAACATGCCAAATATGAATGGACTTGATTTAGTTAAAAAAGTTAGATCTGAGGGGAACCATCAGAAAACTCCTATTATTATGATTACTACTGAAGGTGGTAAAGGAGAGGTTATTACAGCGCTTAAAGCTGGGGTAAATAATTATATTGTAAAGCCATTTAATGCACAAATTTTAAAAGAAAAACTTGACGGGGTTTTAAAAAAATAA
- the flgG gene encoding flagellar basal-body rod protein FlgG yields the protein MIRGLYTAATGMTANQHSIDVTSNNIANVNTMGFKQDRAEFQDLMYESLNFTAGQTSEVSTNPTGMDVGLGVRVSGIQKNFLQGDLKLTSNTLDLAIEGNGFFQVTMPDGEIGYTRNGAFKLDAEGNIVNGNGYLLEPQITIPENLINLSIGSDGTVTAEDPTTGSVTNLGQITLADFINPAGLTPAGESLFRVSEASGEPIEGVATEDQFGSINQGMVELSNVKLVNEMVDLITAQRAYEANSKAITTADSMLDTVNTLKR from the coding sequence ATGATTAGAGGTTTATACACAGCTGCAACAGGAATGACTGCAAATCAACATAGTATTGATGTAACATCAAACAATATAGCAAATGTTAATACAATGGGATTCAAACAAGATAGAGCAGAATTTCAAGACTTAATGTATGAATCTTTAAACTTCACAGCAGGACAAACTTCAGAAGTTTCTACAAATCCAACAGGGATGGATGTAGGGCTTGGTGTAAGAGTTTCTGGTATTCAAAAAAACTTTTTACAAGGTGATTTAAAATTAACTTCAAACACCCTTGACTTAGCAATTGAAGGGAATGGATTTTTCCAAGTAACTATGCCTGATGGGGAGATTGGTTATACAAGAAATGGTGCATTTAAACTTGATGCAGAAGGGAATATAGTAAATGGAAATGGATATCTTTTAGAACCACAAATAACAATTCCTGAAAACTTAATTAATCTTTCAATTGGAAGTGATGGAACAGTTACAGCGGAAGATCCAACTACAGGTTCAGTTACTAATCTTGGGCAAATTACACTTGCAGATTTTATTAATCCAGCTGGACTAACACCAGCAGGAGAATCTTTATTTAGAGTAAGTGAAGCTTCTGGAGAACCAATTGAAGGAGTTGCAACAGAGGATCAATTTGGTTCAATCAACCAAGGTATGGTTGAATTATCAAATGTAAAACTTGTTAATGAAATGGTTGATTTAATTACTGCACAAAGAGCATATGAAGCAAACTCTAAAGCGATAACCACTGCTGATAGTATGCTTGATACAGTTAATACATTGAAAAGATAA